Proteins from one Amycolatopsis benzoatilytica AK 16/65 genomic window:
- the tyrS gene encoding tyrosine--tRNA ligase: MSEHILDELSWRGLIAQSTDIDALRRELDHGPLTLYCGFDPTAPSLHAGNLVPLLMLKRFQRAGHRPIVLAGGATGMIGDPRDNGERTLNTLDTVADWAGRIRGQLERFVDFDDSPTGAIVENNLNWTGKQNTLEFLRDVGKHFSVNVMLNRETVKRRLEGDGMSYTEFSYLLLQSQDYLQLYRQYGCKLQVGGSDQWGNLVGGVDLIRKIDRGTAHALTAPLVTDAEGRKFGKSTGGGNVWLDPELTSPYAWYQYFVNVGDADVIRYLRLFTFLEREEIDALAADTEERPHLRAAQKRLAEEFTNLVHGEDQTKQVIAASQALFGRAELADLDASTLDAAMAEVPNGKVEPAGDATIVDLLIAGGLVDSKGAARRTVKEGGAYVNNVKIPDEEWKPAASDALHGRWLVVRKGKRNVAGVRVSD; encoded by the coding sequence GTGAGTGAGCACATCCTTGACGAGTTGTCCTGGCGCGGCCTGATCGCGCAGTCCACCGACATCGACGCCCTGCGCCGAGAGCTCGACCACGGCCCGCTCACGCTCTATTGCGGCTTCGATCCGACCGCGCCCAGCCTGCACGCCGGCAACCTCGTCCCGCTGCTGATGCTCAAGCGGTTCCAGCGCGCCGGGCACCGGCCGATCGTGCTGGCCGGCGGTGCCACCGGGATGATCGGCGACCCGCGCGACAACGGCGAGCGGACGCTGAACACGCTCGACACCGTCGCGGACTGGGCCGGGCGGATTCGCGGGCAGCTCGAGCGGTTCGTGGACTTCGACGATTCGCCGACCGGCGCGATCGTGGAGAACAATCTCAACTGGACCGGGAAGCAGAACACCCTGGAGTTCCTCCGCGACGTGGGCAAGCACTTCTCGGTGAACGTGATGCTGAACCGGGAGACGGTGAAACGCCGGCTCGAAGGCGACGGCATGTCCTACACCGAATTCAGCTACTTGCTGCTGCAGTCGCAGGACTACTTGCAGCTGTACCGGCAGTACGGCTGCAAGCTGCAGGTCGGCGGCTCGGATCAGTGGGGCAACCTTGTCGGCGGCGTCGACCTGATCCGCAAGATCGACCGCGGGACCGCGCACGCGCTGACCGCGCCGCTGGTCACCGACGCCGAGGGACGCAAGTTCGGCAAGTCCACCGGCGGCGGCAACGTGTGGCTCGACCCGGAGCTGACTTCGCCCTACGCCTGGTACCAGTACTTCGTCAACGTCGGCGACGCTGACGTGATCCGCTACCTGCGCCTGTTCACCTTCCTCGAGCGGGAGGAGATCGACGCGCTGGCCGCGGACACCGAAGAGCGCCCGCACCTGCGCGCCGCGCAGAAGCGGCTCGCCGAGGAGTTCACGAACCTGGTGCACGGCGAGGACCAGACGAAGCAGGTCATCGCGGCCAGCCAGGCGCTGTTCGGCCGCGCCGAGTTGGCCGACCTGGACGCCTCGACGCTCGACGCGGCGATGGCCGAGGTCCCGAACGGCAAAGTCGAGCCGGCCGGCGACGCGACGATCGTCGATCTGCTGATCGCCGGGGGACTGGTGGACAGCAAGGGCGCGGCCCGCCGCACGGTGAAGGAAGGCGGGGCGTACGTGAACAACGTGAAGATCCCCGACGAGGAGTGGAAGCCGGCCGCGTCCGACGCGCTGCACGGGCGGTGGCTCGTCGTCCGCAAGGGCAAGCGCAACGTCGCCGGAGTCCGCGTCTCGGACTGA
- a CDS encoding DNA-3-methyladenine glycosylase, protein MDRLFRREELALDPVDLARLLLGAVLEADTLDGRVGVRLVEVEAYRGLDDPASHCYRGKTPRNAVMWGPAGHLYVYFVYGMHFCANVVGTEDGQPGAVLLRAGEVVEGADVVRKRRPNARGNGELARGPAILTSMLGLAKDQNGVDLTDPESPVRLRVGERVPVDDVRTGPRVGVAMAMDTPWRFWVDGSPAVSAYRRGGKRRQVRPAG, encoded by the coding sequence GTGGACCGGTTGTTCCGGCGCGAAGAGCTGGCACTGGATCCGGTCGACCTGGCTCGGCTGCTTCTCGGTGCGGTGCTCGAAGCCGACACGCTCGACGGGCGGGTCGGGGTGCGGCTGGTCGAGGTCGAGGCGTATCGCGGCTTGGACGATCCCGCGTCGCATTGCTACCGCGGCAAAACGCCGCGCAACGCTGTGATGTGGGGTCCGGCCGGGCACCTCTACGTGTACTTCGTCTACGGGATGCACTTCTGCGCGAACGTCGTCGGCACCGAGGACGGCCAGCCGGGTGCGGTGCTGCTGCGTGCGGGCGAGGTGGTCGAAGGCGCGGACGTCGTCCGGAAACGCCGGCCGAACGCGCGCGGCAACGGCGAACTCGCCAGAGGCCCGGCCATCCTGACCTCGATGCTCGGCCTCGCCAAGGACCAGAACGGCGTCGACCTCACCGACCCGGAGTCGCCGGTGCGGCTGCGGGTCGGCGAGCGCGTCCCGGTGGACGACGTGCGCACCGGCCCGCGCGTCGGCGTCGCGATGGCGATGGACACGCCGTGGCGGTTCTGGGTCGACGGTTCCCCGGCCGTCTCCGCCTACCGCCGCGGCGGGAAACGCCGCCAGGTGCGACCCGCGGGATAG
- the argH gene encoding argininosuccinate lyase yields the protein MSGKDQPVQLWGGRFASGPAEAMAALSASTHFDWRLAPYDIAGSRAHARVLNKAGLLTEAELAGMLAALDTLAEDVASGAFTPTIADEDVHTALERGLLERAGAELGGKLRAGRSRNDQVATLFRMWLRDAARRVVAGTLDVIDAILSQASRHPDVILPGRTHLQHAQPVLLAHHLMAHGQALLRDVTRLRDWDARTAESPYGSGALAGSSLGLDPEAVAKELGFDTSVENSIDGTASRDFVAEFAFAVAMLAVNLSRIAEEVIIWNTAEFGYVTLDDAWATGSSIMPQKKNPDVAELTRGKAGRLIGNLTGLLATLKAQPLAYNRDLQEDKEPVFDSVEQLELLFPAIAGMLGTLTFHTDRLAELAPAGFTLATDIAEWLVRQGVPFRVAHEAAGESVRVAEGRGVGLDELTDEEFQAINPALTPAVREVLTVEGSVRSRDARGGTAPVRVAEQRELLVQRVSAQREWLK from the coding sequence GTGAGCGGGAAAGACCAGCCGGTGCAGCTGTGGGGCGGCCGGTTCGCCAGCGGGCCAGCCGAGGCGATGGCGGCGCTGAGCGCCTCGACCCACTTCGACTGGCGCCTGGCGCCCTACGACATCGCCGGTTCGCGTGCGCACGCCCGCGTGCTGAACAAGGCGGGTCTGCTCACCGAAGCAGAGCTGGCCGGGATGCTGGCGGCGCTCGACACGCTGGCGGAAGACGTCGCCTCCGGCGCGTTCACGCCGACGATCGCCGACGAGGACGTGCACACCGCGCTCGAACGCGGACTGCTCGAACGCGCCGGAGCCGAGCTGGGCGGCAAGCTGCGCGCTGGCCGTTCCCGCAACGACCAGGTCGCGACGCTGTTCCGGATGTGGTTGCGCGATGCCGCGCGCCGCGTTGTCGCCGGCACCCTCGACGTAATCGACGCGATCCTCTCGCAGGCGTCCCGGCACCCGGACGTGATCCTGCCCGGTCGCACCCATCTGCAGCACGCGCAGCCGGTCTTGCTCGCGCACCACCTGATGGCCCATGGCCAAGCGCTGCTTCGCGACGTCACCCGATTGCGCGACTGGGACGCGCGCACCGCCGAGTCACCGTACGGCTCGGGCGCGCTCGCCGGTTCCTCGCTCGGCCTCGACCCGGAAGCCGTCGCCAAGGAGCTGGGCTTCGACACCAGTGTGGAGAACTCGATCGACGGCACCGCGTCCCGCGACTTCGTCGCCGAGTTCGCGTTCGCGGTCGCCATGCTGGCCGTGAACCTGTCGCGGATCGCCGAAGAAGTGATCATCTGGAACACCGCCGAATTCGGCTACGTCACCCTCGACGACGCGTGGGCCACCGGCAGCTCGATCATGCCGCAGAAGAAGAACCCGGACGTCGCGGAGCTGACGCGGGGCAAGGCCGGCCGGCTGATCGGCAATCTCACCGGCCTGCTCGCCACCCTCAAAGCGCAACCGCTCGCGTACAACCGCGACTTGCAGGAGGACAAGGAACCGGTCTTCGACTCGGTCGAACAGCTGGAACTGTTGTTCCCGGCGATCGCCGGGATGCTCGGCACGCTCACCTTCCACACCGACCGGCTCGCCGAATTGGCCCCGGCCGGGTTCACGCTCGCGACGGACATCGCGGAGTGGCTGGTCCGCCAGGGCGTGCCGTTCCGCGTCGCGCACGAGGCGGCCGGAGAGAGCGTGCGGGTCGCCGAAGGCCGCGGGGTCGGCCTCGACGAGCTCACCGACGAGGAGTTCCAAGCGATCAACCCGGCGCTCACGCCGGCGGTGCGCGAAGTCCTGACCGTCGAAGGCTCGGTGCGGTCCCGTGACGCGCGCGGCGGCACCGCCCCGGTACGCGTCGCCGAACAGCGGGAACTCCTGGTCCAGCGGGTGTCCGCGCAGCGGGAGTGGCTGAAGTGA
- a CDS encoding argininosuccinate synthase domain-containing protein has protein sequence MTRRVVLAYSGGHGSSAALKHLSREAEVVAVAADFGAGDVDLWALRRRAVAEGAAEVVVVDVREEFANEYCLRALQANALCLDWRPLVASLARPLLAQQLVAVARVQNAPTVAHGGDHALGSAIEALAPDLETVVPVGVRGSSAAAQLSTSRTLWGRSVVAGRRYTEDAGANFDAPDEVVVTFDQGTPVAVDGETVSVAEAVQRLGHRAGAHGIGRFGGDDSCEAPGAAVLVAAHQQLECDTIDRDLAAFKRGVDRRWAELVHDGMWFSPLREPLDAFVRQSQERVSGEVRLVLHAGRAALAGLPGRRLRPVGRRYRPGTGQTPLGDTQHLSTQAS, from the coding sequence GTGACCCGGCGGGTCGTGCTCGCCTACTCGGGCGGGCACGGCTCCAGCGCCGCGCTGAAACACCTGTCGCGGGAGGCCGAAGTCGTCGCGGTCGCGGCCGACTTCGGCGCCGGCGACGTCGATCTGTGGGCACTTCGGCGGCGCGCGGTGGCCGAAGGCGCGGCAGAGGTCGTCGTCGTGGACGTCCGCGAGGAATTCGCGAACGAGTACTGCCTGCGTGCCTTGCAGGCGAACGCGCTGTGTCTCGACTGGCGTCCGTTGGTGGCATCGCTGGCGCGGCCGCTGCTCGCGCAGCAGCTGGTCGCGGTGGCCCGTGTCCAGAACGCGCCGACCGTCGCGCACGGCGGCGACCATGCGTTGGGCAGCGCGATCGAAGCGCTTGCACCAGACCTCGAAACTGTTGTGCCAGTCGGCGTTCGCGGCAGCAGCGCAGCTGCGCAGCTGTCGACCAGCCGGACTTTGTGGGGCCGCAGCGTGGTGGCGGGACGTCGCTACACCGAGGATGCCGGGGCGAACTTCGACGCGCCGGACGAGGTGGTCGTCACCTTCGACCAAGGGACCCCGGTCGCGGTCGACGGCGAGACGGTCAGCGTGGCCGAAGCGGTCCAGCGGCTCGGGCATCGGGCCGGAGCGCACGGGATCGGCCGGTTCGGCGGGGACGACAGCTGCGAAGCACCGGGTGCTGCGGTGCTAGTCGCCGCGCACCAGCAGCTGGAATGCGACACCATTGACCGCGACCTGGCGGCGTTCAAGCGCGGCGTCGATCGGCGCTGGGCCGAATTGGTGCACGACGGGATGTGGTTCTCGCCGTTGCGCGAACCGCTGGACGCGTTCGTCCGGCAATCGCAAGAACGCGTGTCCGGCGAAGTGCGGCTCGTGCTGCACGCGGGCCGCGCGGCCTTGGCCGGCCTCCCCGGGAGGCGGCTTCGCCCGGTCGGACGGCGGTACCGTCCGGGGACCGGGCAGACTCCGCTGGGAGACACCCAGCACCTGAGCACCCAGGCGTCCTGA
- a CDS encoding arginine repressor, giving the protein MTSSRVGRQARITELVSTMAIRSQTELARLLAAEGIEVTQATLSRDLDELGAVKLRGADSGAPVYVIPEDGSPVRGVQGGTSRLSRLLAELLVSADFSGNLAVLRTPPGAAQFLASAIDRAALEEVVGSIAGDDTVAVIAREPLTGRDLAERFTALAKGSAEGDEP; this is encoded by the coding sequence ATGACCAGCAGCCGGGTCGGGCGTCAGGCGCGGATCACCGAACTGGTGTCCACGATGGCCATCCGCAGCCAGACCGAGCTCGCGCGGCTGCTCGCCGCCGAGGGCATCGAGGTCACCCAGGCGACGCTGTCACGCGACCTCGACGAACTCGGCGCGGTCAAGCTGCGCGGAGCCGACTCGGGTGCGCCGGTCTACGTGATCCCCGAGGACGGCAGTCCGGTCCGCGGTGTACAGGGCGGCACCTCGCGACTGTCCCGGCTGCTCGCGGAACTGCTGGTGTCCGCGGATTTCTCCGGCAACCTCGCGGTGCTGCGCACGCCTCCGGGCGCCGCGCAGTTCCTGGCCAGCGCGATCGACCGGGCTGCGCTGGAAGAGGTCGTCGGGTCGATCGCCGGTGACGACACGGTCGCGGTGATCGCGCGCGAGCCGCTCACTGGACGGGACCTGGCCGAACGCTTCACCGCTCTCGCAAAGGGTTCGGCGGAAGGGGACGAGCCGTGA
- the argF gene encoding ornithine carbamoyltransferase — MPRHFLRDDDVTPAEQNALLDLADQLKADPLGTKALAGRTVAAIFEKNSTRTRFSFEVGISQLGGHPVIVDGRSMQLGREETIEDTSRVLSRYVDAVVWRTFAQKRIDAMASVASIPVVNALTDEFHPCQVLTDLMTIRERKGKLAGLTLTYLGDGANNMAHSLLLGGTTAGMNVRVVSPEGFQPDQQVMLDAKQRGTETGGSAAVYTDAREAVEGSDVLVTDTWTSMGQENDGLDRVGPFRALQINSQLLKRAADEAIVLHCLPAHRGWEITDEVLDGPASAVWDEAENRLHAQKALLVWLFGQNGR, encoded by the coding sequence ATGCCTCGCCACTTCCTCCGCGACGACGACGTCACCCCCGCCGAGCAGAACGCACTGCTCGACCTCGCCGATCAGCTCAAGGCGGACCCGCTCGGCACGAAGGCGCTCGCCGGGCGCACGGTCGCCGCGATCTTCGAGAAGAACTCGACTCGCACCCGGTTTTCGTTCGAGGTCGGCATCAGCCAGCTCGGCGGGCACCCGGTGATCGTCGACGGCCGTTCCATGCAGCTCGGCCGCGAGGAAACCATCGAGGACACCTCGCGCGTTCTGTCCCGCTACGTCGATGCCGTCGTGTGGCGCACCTTCGCACAGAAGCGCATCGACGCGATGGCGTCGGTCGCGTCGATCCCGGTAGTCAACGCGCTCACCGACGAGTTCCACCCGTGCCAGGTGCTCACCGACCTGATGACGATCCGCGAGCGCAAGGGCAAGCTCGCCGGGCTCACCCTCACCTACCTCGGCGACGGCGCCAACAACATGGCGCATTCGTTGCTGCTCGGCGGCACCACCGCCGGGATGAACGTGCGCGTCGTATCGCCGGAGGGCTTCCAGCCTGACCAGCAGGTGATGCTGGACGCCAAACAGCGCGGTACGGAAACCGGCGGGAGCGCCGCGGTCTACACCGACGCGCGCGAAGCGGTCGAGGGCTCGGATGTGCTGGTCACCGACACTTGGACGTCGATGGGCCAGGAGAACGACGGACTCGACCGGGTCGGCCCGTTCCGCGCGCTGCAGATCAACTCGCAGCTGCTCAAGCGCGCCGCGGACGAGGCGATCGTGCTGCACTGCCTGCCGGCGCACCGCGGCTGGGAGATCACCGACGAGGTGCTCGACGGCCCGGCCAGCGCGGTGTGGGACGAGGCGGAGAACCGGCTGCACGCACAGAAAGCGCTGCTGGTCTGGCTGTTCGGGCAGAACGGCCGATGA
- a CDS encoding acetylornithine transaminase: MTTLKSNADGQQHWQSAVMDNYGTPGLTLVRGEGARVWDADGTEYVDLVGGIAVNALGHAHPEVVRAVTEQISKLGHTSNLYVNPVAVELAETLLDVAGLTGQGKVLFVNSGAEANEAAFKITRLTGRTKVVAAEGAFHGRTMGALSLTGQPSKREAFEPLVPGVTHVPYGDVEALRAAVDGETAAVFLEPVLGEAGVIPAPDGYLHAAREITKAAGALLVLDEVQTGIGRLGSWFGFQQAGIVPDVITLAKGLGGGLPLGAVIGVGAAGDLLKPGQHGTTFGGNPVCCAAGLAVLRTIARDGLLEHVSALGKDIAAGVEALGHPLVSGVRGAGLLLGIGLREPVAAAVAKAVQDAGYLVNPVAPDTVRLAPPLVLDEQQAHGFLAALPAALDSTTTKDLS; encoded by the coding sequence GTGACTACTCTCAAGTCCAATGCGGACGGTCAGCAGCACTGGCAGTCGGCGGTCATGGACAACTACGGCACTCCCGGCCTGACTCTTGTGCGCGGCGAAGGCGCGCGAGTGTGGGACGCGGACGGCACCGAGTACGTCGACCTCGTCGGCGGGATCGCGGTGAACGCGCTCGGTCACGCCCACCCGGAGGTGGTGCGCGCGGTCACCGAGCAGATTTCGAAGCTCGGGCACACGTCGAACCTGTACGTCAACCCGGTCGCGGTCGAACTGGCGGAAACGCTGCTGGACGTCGCGGGCCTGACCGGACAGGGCAAGGTCCTGTTCGTCAACTCCGGAGCCGAGGCGAACGAGGCCGCGTTCAAGATCACCCGGCTCACCGGCCGCACCAAGGTCGTCGCGGCCGAAGGCGCGTTCCACGGCCGCACGATGGGCGCGCTGTCGCTCACCGGGCAGCCGTCGAAGCGCGAGGCGTTCGAACCGCTGGTCCCGGGCGTCACGCACGTCCCGTACGGCGACGTTGAAGCGCTGCGGGCCGCGGTGGACGGCGAGACCGCCGCGGTTTTCCTGGAGCCGGTGCTCGGCGAGGCAGGAGTCATCCCGGCGCCAGACGGCTACCTGCACGCCGCGCGCGAGATCACCAAGGCCGCCGGTGCGCTGCTCGTGCTCGACGAGGTGCAGACCGGCATCGGCCGGCTCGGCAGCTGGTTCGGCTTCCAGCAGGCAGGCATCGTGCCGGACGTGATCACGCTGGCGAAGGGACTGGGCGGGGGGCTCCCGCTCGGCGCGGTGATCGGCGTCGGCGCGGCCGGCGATCTGCTCAAGCCCGGCCAGCACGGCACCACGTTCGGCGGCAACCCGGTGTGCTGCGCGGCCGGTCTCGCGGTGCTGCGCACGATCGCCCGCGACGGCCTGCTCGAGCACGTTTCCGCGCTGGGCAAAGACATCGCGGCCGGCGTCGAGGCGCTCGGCCACCCGCTCGTCTCCGGCGTCCGCGGTGCCGGGCTGCTGCTCGGCATCGGCCTGCGCGAACCGGTCGCCGCAGCGGTCGCGAAAGCCGTGCAAGACGCCGGCTACCTCGTCAACCCGGTCGCTCCGGACACCGTGCGGCTCGCCCCGCCGCTCGTGCTCGACGAGCAGCAGGCACACGGCTTCCTCGCCGCCCTCCCGGCCGCGCTCGACTCCACCACCACGAAGGACCTTTCCTGA
- the argB gene encoding acetylglutamate kinase: MTDTEGLISADERLATAAEKAGVLIEALPWLQRFHGATVVVKYGGNAMIDDQLKAAFAEDMVFLRLAGLHPVVVHGGGPQISAMLSRLGVPGEFKGGLRVTTPETMDIVRMVLVGQVSRELVGLINAHGPYAVGISGEDARLFTAERKQATVDGEQVDIGLVGEVAEVNPDAVLDIVNAGRIPVVSTVAPDIDGVVHNVNADTAAGALAAALGAEKLVVLTDVEGLYANWPDRSSLIDRIPVDRLERMLPGLASGMIPKMEACVRAVRGGVRGAHVIDGRLAHSVLLEVFTSRGIGTMVLPEAAPSGTENA; this comes from the coding sequence ATGACCGACACCGAAGGGCTCATCTCCGCCGACGAGCGGCTCGCCACTGCGGCCGAAAAAGCCGGCGTATTGATCGAAGCGCTGCCGTGGCTGCAGCGGTTCCACGGTGCCACCGTGGTGGTCAAGTACGGCGGCAACGCCATGATCGACGACCAGCTGAAGGCCGCCTTCGCCGAGGACATGGTGTTCCTCCGGCTGGCCGGGCTGCACCCGGTGGTCGTGCACGGCGGCGGTCCGCAGATCAGCGCGATGCTGTCCCGGCTCGGCGTTCCGGGGGAGTTCAAGGGCGGCCTGCGCGTCACCACTCCGGAAACCATGGACATCGTGCGGATGGTGCTGGTCGGACAGGTCAGCCGCGAGCTGGTCGGGCTGATCAACGCGCACGGGCCGTACGCGGTCGGCATCTCCGGCGAGGACGCGCGGCTGTTCACCGCCGAGCGCAAACAGGCCACTGTGGACGGCGAGCAGGTCGACATCGGCTTGGTCGGCGAGGTCGCCGAGGTCAATCCGGACGCGGTGCTCGACATCGTGAACGCCGGGCGCATCCCGGTGGTGTCCACGGTCGCCCCTGACATTGACGGCGTGGTGCACAACGTCAACGCGGACACCGCGGCCGGCGCGCTCGCCGCCGCGCTGGGCGCCGAGAAGCTCGTAGTGCTCACCGACGTCGAAGGTCTTTACGCCAACTGGCCGGACCGGTCGTCGCTGATCGACCGGATCCCCGTCGACCGCCTCGAACGGATGTTGCCCGGCTTGGCCAGCGGCATGATCCCGAAGATGGAGGCGTGCGTCCGCGCGGTGCGCGGCGGAGTGCGCGGCGCGCACGTCATCGACGGCAGGCTCGCCCATTCGGTGCTGCTCGAGGTCTTCACCTCGCGCGGCATCGGGACCATGGTGCTGCCCGAGGCAGCGCCCTCCGGAACGGAGAACGCGTGA
- the argJ gene encoding bifunctional glutamate N-acetyltransferase/amino-acid acetyltransferase ArgJ, with protein MTVTGPKGFRAAGVAAGIKASGALDLTLVVNDGPLDVAAGVFTRNVIKAAPVLWSQEVLKHQKLKAVVLNSGGANAATGPGGFQDTHATAEKVAEVLGTGAIEVAVCSTGLIGERLPMAAVLSGVDSAVAALDAGPEAALNAATGVMTTDTKPKQAFARHASGWSVGGFAKGAGMLAPNLATMLSVLTTDAVADKETLDRALRAATRVTFDRLDVDGGTSTNDTVLVLASGASGVEPTEAELIELLTAVSHDLVLQLRADSEGATKDVDVTVQGAASEADAIAVARTIAEDNLVKTALFGSDPNWGRIAMALGRAPARIDPEKVAIAINGVTLFAGGTTAEDRSAADLSGRAVEIVVDLGIGGDEATIYTTDLSHAYVEENSAYSS; from the coding sequence GTGACCGTCACCGGACCGAAGGGTTTCCGCGCCGCCGGCGTCGCCGCCGGGATCAAGGCCTCCGGCGCGCTGGACCTCACGCTCGTCGTCAACGACGGGCCGCTCGACGTCGCTGCGGGCGTGTTCACCCGCAACGTGATCAAGGCTGCGCCCGTGTTGTGGTCGCAGGAAGTCTTGAAGCACCAGAAGCTAAAGGCCGTCGTGCTCAACTCCGGCGGCGCGAACGCGGCCACCGGGCCCGGCGGGTTCCAAGACACCCATGCCACCGCGGAAAAAGTCGCCGAGGTGCTGGGCACCGGGGCGATCGAGGTCGCGGTGTGCTCCACCGGGCTGATCGGCGAGCGGCTGCCGATGGCTGCCGTTCTGTCCGGTGTGGACAGTGCGGTGGCGGCGCTCGATGCCGGCCCGGAAGCGGCGCTGAACGCGGCGACCGGCGTCATGACCACGGACACCAAGCCGAAGCAGGCGTTCGCCCGGCATGCTTCCGGCTGGAGCGTCGGCGGCTTCGCCAAGGGAGCCGGGATGCTCGCGCCGAACCTGGCGACGATGCTGTCCGTGCTCACCACGGACGCGGTGGCGGACAAGGAAACCCTTGACCGGGCGCTGCGGGCCGCCACGCGAGTCACGTTCGATCGGCTGGACGTCGACGGCGGCACGTCCACCAACGACACGGTTCTCGTGCTCGCGTCCGGTGCCAGCGGAGTCGAGCCGACCGAGGCCGAGCTGATCGAGCTGCTGACCGCGGTGAGCCACGACCTGGTGCTGCAGCTGCGCGCGGATTCCGAAGGCGCGACCAAGGACGTCGACGTGACCGTGCAGGGTGCGGCGAGCGAGGCCGACGCGATCGCGGTGGCGCGCACGATCGCCGAGGACAACCTCGTCAAGACGGCGTTGTTCGGGTCGGACCCGAACTGGGGCCGGATCGCGATGGCGCTCGGCCGCGCGCCCGCACGGATCGATCCGGAAAAGGTCGCGATCGCGATCAACGGCGTCACATTGTTCGCGGGCGGCACCACGGCCGAGGACCGATCGGCGGCAGACCTGTCCGGACGGGCCGTCGAAATCGTCGTGGATCTCGGCATCGGCGGCGACGAAGCGACGATCTACACCACGGACCTGTCGCACGCGTACGTCGAAGAGAACAGCGCGTACTCGTCATGA
- the argC gene encoding N-acetyl-gamma-glutamyl-phosphate reductase, giving the protein MTVKIAVAGASGYAGGELLRLLLTHPEVEIGALTAASSAGTTLGTHQPHLVPLAGRVLLETNAETLAGHDVVFLALPHGHSAEIAAQLGPDVLVVDLGADHRLADPQDWRRWYSGEHAEQWPYGLPELPGAREKLVGAKRIAVPGCFPTGGSLALAPALAAGLVEPTVTVVSVTGTSGAGKSLKPNLLGSEVMGNASAYGVAGAHRHTPEFAQNLSAAAGKRVTVSFTPVLAPMPRGILTTASAQLAGDVDEAAVRAVYEKAYGGEPFVQVLPEGSWPSTAATVGSNNVQLQLGVDADAGRLIVVTSIDNLTKGTAGGAVQSMNLALGFPEATGLSTVGVAP; this is encoded by the coding sequence ATGACGGTGAAGATCGCGGTGGCCGGGGCCAGCGGGTACGCCGGCGGCGAACTGCTGCGCCTGCTCCTGACCCATCCTGAAGTCGAGATCGGCGCGCTCACGGCGGCCAGCAGTGCCGGGACGACGCTCGGCACGCACCAGCCGCACCTGGTTCCGCTGGCCGGGCGGGTGCTGCTGGAGACGAACGCGGAGACGCTCGCCGGGCACGACGTCGTGTTCCTCGCCTTGCCGCACGGGCATTCGGCGGAGATCGCTGCTCAGCTCGGGCCGGACGTGCTCGTGGTCGACCTCGGCGCTGACCATCGACTGGCCGACCCGCAGGACTGGCGGCGCTGGTACTCCGGCGAGCACGCGGAACAGTGGCCCTACGGGCTGCCCGAACTGCCGGGCGCGCGCGAGAAGCTCGTGGGCGCCAAGCGGATCGCTGTTCCCGGCTGCTTCCCGACGGGCGGTTCCCTCGCATTGGCGCCGGCGTTGGCAGCGGGGCTGGTGGAGCCCACGGTCACGGTCGTGTCGGTGACCGGAACATCCGGGGCGGGCAAGAGCCTCAAGCCGAATCTGCTGGGCTCCGAGGTGATGGGCAACGCGAGCGCGTATGGCGTCGCGGGGGCGCATCGCCACACGCCTGAGTTCGCGCAGAACCTCTCGGCCGCGGCCGGCAAGCGGGTGACTGTTTCGTTCACGCCAGTGCTCGCGCCGATGCCGCGCGGGATTCTCACCACGGCGAGTGCTCAGCTGGCCGGCGACGTCGACGAAGCCGCGGTGCGCGCGGTGTACGAAAAGGCTTACGGCGGCGAACCGTTTGTCCAGGTTCTTCCTGAAGGCTCCTGGCCGTCGACCGCGGCCACGGTCGGGTCGAACAACGTCCAGCTCCAGCTCGGCGTCGACGCCGACGCGGGACGGCTGATTGTCGTCACCTCGATCGACAATCTCACCAAGGGCACCGCGGGCGGTGCCGTCCAGTCGATGAACCTGGCGCTCGGTTTCCCCGAGGCCACCGGACTTTCCACCGTGGGAGTGGCACCGTGA